From Aquabacter sp. L1I39, the proteins below share one genomic window:
- a CDS encoding NUDIX hydrolase: protein MSGPPPRPGCAALAVLRRGAHLLLVRRANPPDAGRWGFPGGRMEWGETIAEAAVRELEEETGITAAAGPAFKVLDCLDRDGEGVLRHHYLMVAVLCHPVGADPRAVAADDALEVAWFTLDDLRRIEADLSSGVVETAEEAFRLPP from the coding sequence GTGAGCGGCCCGCCCCCTCGCCCCGGCTGCGCGGCGCTGGCCGTGCTGCGGCGGGGCGCGCACCTGCTGCTGGTGCGCCGCGCCAATCCGCCCGATGCCGGCCGGTGGGGTTTTCCCGGCGGGCGCATGGAATGGGGCGAGACCATCGCCGAGGCGGCAGTGCGTGAGCTTGAGGAGGAAACCGGCATCACCGCCGCCGCCGGCCCCGCTTTCAAGGTGCTGGACTGCCTCGACCGCGACGGCGAGGGCGTGCTGCGGCACCATTACCTGATGGTCGCGGTGCTCTGTCATCCCGTAGGGGCGGACCCCCGCGCGGTGGCCGCCGATGATGCGCTGGAAGTGGCCTGGTTCACTCTGGATGACCTGCGCCGCATTGAGGCCGACCTCAGCTCCGGCGTGGTGGAGACCGCCGAGGAGGCGTTCCGCCTGCCCCCTTGA
- a CDS encoding sensor domain-containing diguanylate cyclase, with translation MRVRLAALFMLAVLPLAGERIWTLIQDRDHLIAENLEDLREFGEQVTLVQRESLASAVAVTQVLAREASRLMAEPVSCTTFLHRLTADLVGIQGAIITDADGIVRCATSRALMGVDLSDRPYARQAFASHRPAFSDLIRVRGTGTPTIAIAEAERDDKGIPVALAAVAVDLQWLSRISALTRLPKGAVVEVLDATGAVVTRTPYLESALGASFADHPLFQVLSRTAEGQTRAVGFDGVERFYAFLRVPGTTMRVLVGVPALDVTVAVDEQILLTVTLVICASIIMVLLAWWLSERMVVAPIHHLAQDVRDAGLDGGVAVNDPEVREFRPLVSAINELGQRLAERTAELRNHNGRLAALARTDGLTGLANRRTFDVQMSAEWVRSGDRGLPLGLIMVDVDHFKLFNDNQGHLAGDEALKAVARMLAAACAGTPHLPARYGGEEFVVLMPDTDLSGAAEFAETARRLVAALAIEHPSVPSRRLTASFGVAMEIPDAGSSPDSLISAADQALYEAKRLGRNRVSIARTDDVDL, from the coding sequence CTGGACCCTGATCCAGGACCGCGATCATCTGATCGCTGAAAACCTGGAGGACCTGCGCGAGTTCGGCGAGCAGGTGACGCTGGTGCAGCGGGAAAGCCTCGCCTCCGCCGTGGCGGTGACGCAGGTTCTGGCGCGCGAGGCCTCGCGCCTGATGGCCGAGCCGGTTTCCTGCACCACCTTTCTTCATCGCCTTACGGCTGATCTGGTGGGCATACAGGGCGCCATCATCACCGATGCCGACGGCATTGTCCGCTGCGCCACCAGCCGCGCGCTCATGGGGGTCGACCTTTCGGATCGTCCCTATGCGCGCCAGGCCTTCGCCTCCCATCGCCCCGCCTTCAGCGACCTGATCCGGGTGCGGGGCACAGGCACCCCCACCATTGCCATCGCCGAGGCCGAGCGCGACGACAAGGGCATCCCCGTCGCTCTCGCCGCGGTGGCCGTGGATCTGCAATGGCTCTCGCGCATCAGCGCCCTCACCCGCCTTCCCAAGGGTGCGGTGGTGGAAGTGCTGGATGCCACCGGAGCGGTGGTGACCCGCACGCCCTATCTGGAATCGGCCCTCGGGGCCAGTTTCGCCGACCATCCCCTGTTCCAGGTGCTGTCCCGCACGGCCGAGGGGCAGACCCGCGCCGTGGGGTTTGACGGCGTCGAGCGCTTCTATGCCTTCCTGCGGGTGCCCGGCACCACCATGCGGGTGCTGGTGGGCGTGCCGGCCCTGGACGTGACCGTCGCGGTGGACGAGCAGATCCTGCTGACCGTCACGCTCGTCATTTGCGCCTCCATCATCATGGTGCTGCTGGCCTGGTGGCTGTCGGAGCGGATGGTGGTGGCGCCCATCCACCACCTGGCACAGGATGTGCGGGATGCCGGCCTCGATGGCGGTGTCGCGGTGAATGACCCTGAGGTGAGGGAGTTCCGCCCGCTGGTGAGCGCCATCAACGAACTGGGCCAGCGCCTCGCCGAGCGCACGGCGGAATTGCGCAACCATAATGGCCGCCTCGCCGCCCTCGCCCGCACCGATGGCCTGACCGGACTCGCCAATCGCCGCACCTTCGACGTGCAGATGTCCGCCGAGTGGGTGCGCTCCGGCGACCGGGGCCTGCCGCTCGGCCTCATCATGGTGGATGTGGACCATTTCAAGCTGTTCAACGACAATCAGGGGCACCTGGCCGGTGACGAGGCCCTGAAAGCGGTGGCCCGCATGCTGGCGGCCGCCTGCGCCGGGACACCCCACCTGCCGGCGCGCTATGGCGGCGAGGAATTCGTGGTGCTGATGCCCGACACGGACCTGTCCGGCGCCGCGGAATTTGCCGAGACGGCTCGACGCCTGGTGGCGGCGCTGGCCATCGAGCATCCCAGCGTCCCCTCGCGCCGCCTGACCGCCAGCTTCGGCGTGGCCATGGAAATCCCGGACGCGGGCAGTTCGCCGGACAGCCTCATCTCGGCCGCCGATCAGGCGCTCTATGAGGCCAAGCGCCTCGGCCGCAACCGGGTGTCGATCGCCCGGACAGACGACGTGGACCTGTGA